The following nucleotide sequence is from Bacteroidales bacterium.
TTAACTGCTTTTCAATTACTAAAAATAATTACATTTGTACACCAACCAAATAATTCCGGTGATGCAAAAATCAATTTGTGTATTTTTTAGTTTGATATTGTCTTTTGGAGGGATGTTCGCCCAGCAAAAGTATACTGACTCATGGGAATCCATTGACAATAGACCTGTTCCGAAATGGTTTACCGATGCTAAATTCGGTATTTTTATCCATTGGGGGCTGTACAGTGTTCCAGCATGGGGACCTTTACCCAAAGATGGAACCAAAGGCGTGTATGAATCTTACTCGGAACATTATCTATCCCGTCTGGAAAGTAAACATCCCCTGTTCACCCGTTTCCATGAAACGACTTACGGAAAGCAGAAAACATATCAGGATTTTGTGACTGATTTTAAGTGTGAAATGTTCGATCCTGATGAATGGGCGAAATTATTTCAGGATGCCGGAGCCAGGTATGTGGTGCTTACCTCCAAGCATCATGACGGTTTTGCCTTGTGGCCAAGTCTATATTCATGGAACTGGAATGCATCGGATGTAGGACCTCACCGTGATCTATTGGGAGATTTAACCGCCGCCGTAAAAAAAACGGGTTTGCATATGGGATATTATTATTCGCTTTTGGAATGGTTAAATCCTTTGTACAAAGATATCGACAAATATGTGACAGATCATATGATCCCTCAGATGAAGGAGCTGGTGACCCGCTATGAACCTGATATTTTCTGGCCTGACGGAGAATGGGATTATCCTTCTGATCGTCTTAAAAGCACACAATTCCTGGCTTGGCTGTACAATGAATCACCTGTAAGGGAGACCGTGGTCGTTAATGACCGGTGGGGAAAAGAAACGCGGAGTAAACACGGCGGATTTTATACTACGGAATATGACCTGATACACAGTGGAAATGTAAAAGGAACAAGAATTCACCATCCGTGGGAAGAATGCCGTGGGATCGGCCATTCTTTCGGGTATAACAGGAATGAGAGTCTGGATGATTACAGTACTTCCGCGGAGCTGGTCCACCTGTTGGTAGAAAAAGTAGCCCTGGGAGGAAACCTGCTGTTGAATATAGGTCCTACTGCTGATGGCCGTATTCCTGTAATTATGCAGCAACGTCTTACCGATATAGGACAATGGTTAAAAATAAACGGCGAGGCGATTTATGAGACGACGGCATGGGATGATGCGGTGAATCAGGCGGGTATTTTTTATACCACGAAAGGAAAAGATTTGTATGTAATATGTACCCAATATCCTGTACAGCCGGTTGTGGTTAAGAATGTCGGGAAAAAACCTTCATCTGTGGGTATGCTGGGAAGCGGTACAAAGGTAAAATATAGTCATGCAGGAAAAGATGTAACCATTACTCCTCCGGTGTTGACTCCTGCTACCATACCTTGTGACCATGCCTGGGTGTTTAAATTATCCGGATGTTTGTAACCAGATGCTTTCAACCAGTCATATTGAATTTGCGTATGACGCAACCAACCGGTTTCGTTTTCCCGATATAAATTGCCGTAAGGGGGAGCAATGCCTGATTATGGGACCATCGGGTTGTGGAAAAACCACATTGTTGCATCTGATGGCCGGATTGCTGCATCCCGATAACGGACAGGTATGTATTAATGATGTCGATATAACCCAAACAACACCCACTCAAACAGACCGGATCAGAGGAAAAGAGATTGGGATTATTTTTCAGAAAGCACATTTTATCCAATCGCTTTCAGTTATGGAAAATGTCCTTATTGTAAGATACCTGAACAGGATGAAAGAGGATGTTGAGGAGGTGATCCAGTTGCTGGATCAATTGAATATTGCACATAAAGCAAGGTCGAGACCGAACGAATTAAGTCAGGGGGAGTTACAGCGGTTGTCTATTGCCAGGGCTTTGATCAACAGGCCTTCTGTGATCCTGGCTGATGAACCGACATCCAGCCTTGACGATGGTCATTGTGAGGAGGTCATTGCTTTGCTCCGGGATCAAACTGAAGCAACACAGGTAGCGCTCATTATTGTCACTCATGATGTCCGGCTCTCTTCCGTATTTAAAAATGTGATCAGGCTATAATATTTCGGGATGAATATATTTCGTATTGGTTTTAAGAATGCCAAGGACAAACCGTTGTCAACCATATTGAGTATGGTCCTGTTTGCAACAGGGGTATTCATTATTTCTTTCCTATTGTTGATGAAAGACCAGTTGGAATCGCATCTTGAACGAAATGTGGCAGGTATTAACCTGGTCGTGGGCGCAAAAGGCAGTCCGATACAATTGATCCTTTCCAGTATTTATCATATCGACTATCCTACGGGTAATATTTCATATACCGAATCTGAACGCCTCGGGAAGCATCCGTTGATTGCCCGGACGATTTCCCTGGCTTTGGGAGATAATTATAAAGGCTATCGGATCGTAGGGACTACGAAGGATTATGCTGACCTGTACCATGGGGAATTACATGAAGGAAATTTCTGGAAGGAAGATTTTGAAGTGACGATCGGCGCTAAAACCGCGG
It contains:
- a CDS encoding ATP-binding cassette domain-containing protein, with product MPGCLNYPDVCNQMLSTSHIEFAYDATNRFRFPDINCRKGEQCLIMGPSGCGKTTLLHLMAGLLHPDNGQVCINDVDITQTTPTQTDRIRGKEIGIIFQKAHFIQSLSVMENVLIVRYLNRMKEDVEEVIQLLDQLNIAHKARSRPNELSQGELQRLSIARALINRPSVILADEPTSSLDDGHCEEVIALLRDQTEATQVALIIVTHDVRLSSVFKNVIRL
- a CDS encoding alpha-L-fucosidase; the encoded protein is MQKSICVFFSLILSFGGMFAQQKYTDSWESIDNRPVPKWFTDAKFGIFIHWGLYSVPAWGPLPKDGTKGVYESYSEHYLSRLESKHPLFTRFHETTYGKQKTYQDFVTDFKCEMFDPDEWAKLFQDAGARYVVLTSKHHDGFALWPSLYSWNWNASDVGPHRDLLGDLTAAVKKTGLHMGYYYSLLEWLNPLYKDIDKYVTDHMIPQMKELVTRYEPDIFWPDGEWDYPSDRLKSTQFLAWLYNESPVRETVVVNDRWGKETRSKHGGFYTTEYDLIHSGNVKGTRIHHPWEECRGIGHSFGYNRNESLDDYSTSAELVHLLVEKVALGGNLLLNIGPTADGRIPVIMQQRLTDIGQWLKINGEAIYETTAWDDAVNQAGIFYTTKGKDLYVICTQYPVQPVVVKNVGKKPSSVGMLGSGTKVKYSHAGKDVTITPPVLTPATIPCDHAWVFKLSGCL